One stretch of Arachis hypogaea cultivar Tifrunner chromosome 20, arahy.Tifrunner.gnm2.J5K5, whole genome shotgun sequence DNA includes these proteins:
- the LOC140183171 gene encoding uncharacterized protein — protein MVLPNNRQSATGETPFRLTYEIDAVIPVEIGEPSPRLLLAGVDEVVEKDLVEEMREMAHLSETALKQRIALRYNAKVLRRDFGERDLVLRRNDVGLPTLGEGKLAANWEGPYRIREVLGKGVYKLERLDGKEIPRTWNAGNLRRFYS, from the coding sequence ATGGTCCTACCGAACAACCGGCAAAGCGCTACGGGAGAAACCCCTTTTCGCCTAACATACGAGATCGACGCCGTGATACCCGTCGAAATCGGCGAACCGAGCCCGCGGCTACTGCTCGCAGGTGTGGACGAAGTGGTAGAAAAGGACCTGGTGGAGGAGATGAGGGAGATGGCCCACTTGTCAGAAACGGCGTtgaaacaaagaatagccctgCGCTACAACGCTAAAGTCCTCAGGAGGGATTTTGGGGAAAGAGACCTCGTTCTGCGACGCAACGACGTTGGTCTGCCGACccttggagaaggaaagctggcggcaaattgggaaggtccctacagaattAGAGAAGTGCTCGGTAAGGGTGTCTACAAACTCGAGAGACTTGACGGCAAAGAAATCCCCAGAACATGGAATGCAGGTAACTTGAGAAGGTTCTACTCCTGA